A stretch of the Nicotiana tabacum cultivar K326 chromosome 6, ASM71507v2, whole genome shotgun sequence genome encodes the following:
- the LOC107802501 gene encoding aquaporin TIP2-1-like (The RefSeq protein has 2 substitutions compared to this genomic sequence), whose product MPGIAFGRIDDSFSVGSLKAYLAEFISTLLFVFAGVGSAIAYNKLTADAALDPAGLVAVAVCHGFGLFVAVAVGANISGGHVNPAVTFGLALGGQITILTGLFYIIAQLLGSIVACLLLKVVTGGLAVPIHNVAAGVGALEGVVMEIIITFALVYTVYATAADPKKGSLGTIAPIAIGFIVGANILAAGPFSGGSMNPARSFGPAVASGDFTNNWIYWAGPLVGGGLAGLTYSNVFMQNEHAPISSDF is encoded by the exons ATGCCTGGCATAGCTTTTGGACGTATAGATGATTCATTTAGCGTTGGGTCTCTTAAGGCCTATCTTGCTGAATTTATCTCCACCTTGCTCTTTGTCTTCGCCGGAGTTGGTTCTGCCATTGCTTACA ATAAGTTGACAGCAGATGCAGCTCTAGATCCGGCTGGGCTTGTAGCTGTTGCAGTTTGCCATGGATTTGGTCTATTCGTAGCCGTTGCCGTTGGCGCTAACATTTCCGGTGGACATGTTAACCCTGCTGTTACCTTCGGATTGGCTCTCGGCGGTCAAATTACAATACTTACTGGCCTCTTTTACATCATTGCTCAGCTTTTGGGCTCCATTGTAGCTTGCTTGCTCCTCAAAGTTGTTACCGGTGGATTG gcTGTTCCAATCCACAGTGTAGCAGCTGGAGTAGGAGCTGCTGAAGGAGTAGTGATGGAAATTATTATCACCTTTGCTTTGGTATACACAGTGTATGCAACAGCAGCAGACCCAAAGAAGGGTTCATTGGGTACCATTGCACCCATTGCCATTGGTTTCATTGTTGGTGCCAACATTTTAGCCGCCGGCCCATTCTCTGGTGGTTCAATGAACCCGGCCCGTTCATTTGGGCCTGCTGTGGCCAGTGGCGACTTCACTAACAACTGGATTTACTGGGCTGGGCCTCTCGTTGGTGGTGGATTGGCTGGTCTTACTTACAGCAACGTTTTCATGCAAAACGAGCACGCCCCTATCTCCAGCGATTTCTAA